A stretch of the Thermoproteota archaeon genome encodes the following:
- a CDS encoding metallophosphoesterase, with product MEPIWGSPALEIKVDGKRWILIADLHLGFELELTKEGIYIPDRTGHLARRLLSLGPADGLVIAGDLKHSIGLSSGFRVRKFLEKISAAFPRIILTVGNHDGGIVSVVGDSCEGRGPRGTSLGEIWVFHGHAIPPPESSKYEFGVMGHVH from the coding sequence ATGGAACCCATATGGGGAAGCCCGGCCCTAGAGATAAAGGTTGATGGGAAAAGGTGGATCCTCATAGCCGATCTCCATTTAGGATTCGAACTGGAGCTCACCAAGGAGGGGATCTACATACCTGATAGAACCGGGCACCTAGCTAGGAGGCTCCTCTCCCTAGGACCAGCTGATGGTCTGGTCATAGCTGGAGATTTGAAGCACTCTATCGGCCTCTCTTCTGGATTCAGGGTGAGGAAGTTCCTCGAGAAAATCTCTGCTGCCTTTCCAAGGATCATCCTCACAGTTGGAAATCATGACGGTGGTATAGTGAGCGTGGTAGGAGATTCGTGTGAGGGCAGGGGGCCTAGGGGCACCTCCTTAGGTGAGATATGGGTGTTCCACGGTCACGCCATTCCTCCGCCCGAATCCTCAAAGTACGAGTTTGGGGTGATGGGACATGTTCACC